In Bacteroidota bacterium, the genomic stretch CCCGAGGCCGAAGACCTCGACCCGCAGCCCCGGCTGCACCTGCCACCGCGCGTTCGGCTGCCAGGTGTCCTGCAGGTAGGCGACGGCTTCGACGGCCTGCACCGACGCGTTCTGCTCGCTGCCCGTCATGCCCGCCGCGAGCGTGTCGAGCAGGGTCTCCCCGAGCCGGCTCTCGAACGTCCGCCCGACGAGGCGCAGCCCGGCCCGGACTTGGTGTTCGAGCGAGTAGTAGTAGTCGGCGTCGACCGTGAGGCCGGCCTCAGCGAAGCGCACCCGGTAGTCGCTGTCGACGGACGCCGAGGTGGCGGAGGGCGCGAGCACCTGCTCGTCGGCGCGGTAGCGGGAGTAGTAGCCCGTCGAGGTCACGAACAGACGGCGGCTGGCGAGCCACCGGTAGCGCGCCGAGACGACGCGGTTGCCCCAGTCATAGGTCAGCCGCGCGTCGGAGGGCTCAGCGTCAGAGGCCAGGCGCGAGGCCAGCGGCACGGCGGTGTCGAGGGCGTCGCCGCCTTCGTAGAGGCTGAGCGAGAAGCGGTGGTACGGCGAGGGCCGCAGCGTCACCTTGGCGTTGAGGTCGTAGAAGTGGTACCCCAGGCCCTGGTCTTCCGACGCGTCCCGGCCTTCTCCGAAGACAGACGTGCCGGGCCGGAAGCGCGACGACAGCAGCAGGTCGAGGTAGGTCCGGCGGCCGGAGAGCATGAGCGACGCGCCCTTGCCGAGCGGGACCTCGCTCACGGCGCGCAGCGACACCGGGCTGAGCGTGGCACTCCCCGCTGCGTCGTCCCGGTCGCCGTCTTTCATCTCCACCTCCAGCACCGCCGACAGGCCGCCGCCGTACTCGGCCGGGAGCGAGCCTTTGTAGAGCCGGACACTCTTGAGCGCTTCGGTCTGGAAGGTCGAGAACAGCCCGAACGTGTGCCACGGATGGATGATCGGTGCGCCGTCGAGGAGGTAGCGGTTGAAATGCGGCTCGGCCCCCCGGACGACCATCTCGCCGCCGGCCTCACCCGAGCGCCCGACGCCGGGGAGCCACTCGAGCGCCTGGAACACGTCGCTCTCGCCGAGGAACGCCGGGACCGCCCCTGCCTGCCGCACGTCGAGGGCATCGCTGCCCGGCACCGGCAGCAGGTCGGTCCGCTCGCTCTCGGAGACCTCGACGAGCGCTTCGCTGTCGGTGGAGAGGACCTGCGGGCGCAGCCGGATCACAGGCGGCAACTCCGACGACTCGGGATAGGCGGCCAGTTCCTGCACGACGGGCCGGTAGCCGATGTACGAGACCCGGACGCGGTACGAGCCCGCCGGGAGGTTCGGCAGCGCGAAGTAGCCCGCCGGGTTCGTCGCGGTGCCGAGGTCCAGCCCTACGAGGAGGACGTGCGCGCCCGGCAAAACCTCGCCCGTCTCCGCGTCCACGACCGTCCCGCGTAGCGTGCCGCGGTAGGCCTCCGGCTCCAGCCCCGGCGTCGGGTAGGCGCGGACGATGACGTACTGCCCGGGCCGCAACTGCTCCGCCCGGAGCCCGCTGCCGCGCAGGACCGTGGCGAGCGCCTGCTCCGGGTCGTCGCCGACGTAGCGCCCGGTCACGGCGCGCCCCTCAACGAGCCGCTGCGCGTAGACGATGTCCACCCGGGTCTGCGAGGCGAGCTGCTGGAGCACCGAGGCCAGCGGGGTCCGGTCCGCCGCTAGCCGGATCGCCTGCCCGCGTGCCTCCGGGGCCGCGAGCGCGGCGCATCCGAGCAGCAAGACGAGGGCAAGGCAGCGCATGGCGCAGTAAACGGATCGGAGGGCAGCGGGTTACGAGG encodes the following:
- a CDS encoding TonB-dependent receptor, giving the protein MRCLALVLLLGCAALAAPEARGQAIRLAADRTPLASVLQQLASQTRVDIVYAQRLVEGRAVTGRYVGDDPEQALATVLRGSGLRAEQLRPGQYVIVRAYPTPGLEPEAYRGTLRGTVVDAETGEVLPGAHVLLVGLDLGTATNPAGYFALPNLPAGSYRVRVSYIGYRPVVQELAAYPESSELPPVIRLRPQVLSTDSEALVEVSESERTDLLPVPGSDALDVRQAGAVPAFLGESDVFQALEWLPGVGRSGEAGGEMVVRGAEPHFNRYLLDGAPIIHPWHTFGLFSTFQTEALKSVRLYKGSLPAEYGGGLSAVLEVEMKDGDRDDAAGSATLSPVSLRAVSEVPLGKGASLMLSGRRTYLDLLLSSRFRPGTSVFGEGRDASEDQGLGYHFYDLNAKVTLRPSPYHRFSLSLYEGGDALDTAVPLASRLASDAEPSDARLTYDWGNRVVSARYRWLASRRLFVTSTGYYSRYRADEQVLAPSATSASVDSDYRVRFAEAGLTVDADYYYSLEHQVRAGLRLVGRTFESRLGETLLDTLAAGMTGSEQNASVQAVEAVAYLQDTWQPNARWQVQPGLRVEVFGLGPYVSVSPRLNVRYVVARDQLFLKAGVSRQVQYLHRLRDRYSFTYDLAASRWIPASEAVRPAVGWQAAAGLDATPARWLALGLDLYGRFHDGILLPTDAAGEASEVPGALLADYAAGSGRAFGIEASAEAERGAWRLGLSYAFARSQERPLGAVYRRASYDAPHTAKALLQGQIQRWTVSLAATARSGYPVTVPVTELGAQGRAGVNNGRLPVYARVDLAVGYGFRALGLDWDASLQAYNLLNRRNTVGRQADPDASAVQTTQVYGLPILPMGSLKVQW